Proteins from a genomic interval of Pectinophora gossypiella chromosome 4, ilPecGoss1.1, whole genome shotgun sequence:
- the LOC126366235 gene encoding uncharacterized protein K02A2.6-like, with amino-acid sequence MSNQLKDIQNTVVFIDNIYMAGRNLQDLYDTVVQVLTKLELCDFKLKIEKCKLFTKYIDVFGFRINKYGMSVIKSNLKPLLNAPAPTNLTMLKSFLGKVNYYSRFLNNMATALTPLYECTKRGKFKWTKECQFAFELIKNKLANTENLKHFNPEQPIIITCDASQSGLAAILSNRDEKGVIKPVAYASKKLNSTEIKYAAIDKEAMAIVFGITKFYNYIYGRSFELETDSSALVRIFGPTKGIPKMAAKRLQHYAIFLSAFKYKIRHIKTSINPADFLSRTPELLQEDGLMLHSLCLNGNVTNVIQIHNSKIDHLNWKIIQNKTKVDQTLSKVLRYCMDGWPEKSLITPDLLPYYNRKIEINIDRGCLFWGHRIIIPEPIRQAVMQSLHESHFGIVRMKELARSYFWWPNLDSQIENVTKSCLICLTNFKNPPKLEKPWPVPPSPWYRLHADFLGPFYKKMYLVVVDSYTKWPEVFEMGNMTATKTIDILETLFSRYGYPVHLVTDNQTTFAGLEFATYCEKNNIKHTFTPPYHPATNGAAERFVETFKTTVTKIKETGTAVGTAIQLFLFDYRSTPQRTTGISPARLMLGRELRNRFSILRPPPLVDSLIDKQTQKGEGRRDGYFIVGQKVMVRDYRKGCKPWILGIIIAESVPGLTYKVDVLGMTWKRHVNQMLSCNESIEESTT; translated from the coding sequence ATGAGTAACCAATTAAAAGATATTCAAAACACAGTGGTGTTTATTGACAATATTTACATGGCAGGGAGAAATTTGCAGGACTTGTATGATACAGTGGTGCAAGTATTAACAAAACTAGAACTATGtgattttaaactaaaaatagAAAAGTGTAAGTTGTTCACAAAATACATTGATGTGTTTGGTTTTCGCATTAATAAGTATGGTATGAGTGTAATTAAATCTAATTTGAAACCATTGCTGAATGCCCCAGCACCAACAAATTTGACTATGTTAAAGTCCTTTTTGGGGAAAGTGAATTACTATTCACGTTTCTTAAACAATATGGCCACAGCTTTGACACCCCTATATGAATGTACAAAAAGAGGAAAATTTAAGTGGACAAAAGAATGTCAATTTGCATTTGAActgataaaaaacaaattagcaAATACTgaaaacttaaaacattttaatcctGAGCAACCAATAATTATAACTTGTGATGCATCACAAAGTGGATTAGCAGCAATATTATCAAACCGAGATGAAAAAGGGGTAATAAAACCAGTAGCTTATGCAAGTAAAAAACTAAATAGTACGGAAATCAAATATGCTGCAATTGATAAGGAAGCTATGGCTATAGTGTTTGGAATAACAAAGTTTTACAACTACATTTATGGGCGATCATTTGAGTTGGAGACTGATAGCTCAGCTTTGGTTAGAATATTTGGTCCAACTAAAGGTATTCCAAAAATGGCAGCTAAAAGATTGCAACATTATGCTATATTTTTGTCAGCATTCAAATACAAAATTAGGCATATTAAAACAAGCATAAATCCAGCAGATTTCCTTTCCCGAACGCCAGAGTTACTACAAGAGGATGGCTTAATGTTGCACTCTTTATGCTTAAACGGTAATGTGACAAATGTAATTCAAATACATAATTCTAAAATAGATCATTTAAACTGGAAAATAAtccaaaataaaactaaagttGACCAAACTTTATCAAAAGTACTTCGTTATTGTATGGATGGTTGGCCAGAAAAGAGCTTAATAACACCTGATTTACTGCCATACTATAACAGGAAAATTGAAATTAACATAGACAGAGGTTGTTTATTTTGGGGGCACAGAATTATAATTCCTGAACCAATCAGGCAGGCTGTGATGCAGAGTTTACATGAGTCACACTTTGGAATTGTTCGTATGAAAGAATTGGCTCGATCATATTTTTGGTGGCCAAATTTAGATTCACAGATAGAAAATGTAACTAAATCATGCCTAATATGTTtgacaaattttaaaaatccgCCTAAGTTAGAAAAACCATGGCCAGTACCGCCATCTCCTTGGTATAGACTGCATGCAGATTTCTTAGGTCCATTTTACAAAAAGATGTATTTAGTTGTTGTAGATAGTTACACTAAATGGCCCGAAGTATTTGAAATGGGAAACATGACCGCAACAAAAACTATTGATATACTTGAAACTTTATTTTCTAGATATGGATATCCAGTACATTTAGTAACGGATAATCAAACAACATTTGCAGGTTTAGAGTTTGCGACgtattgtgaaaaaaataacataaaacatacatttacCCCACCATATCACCCAGCAACAAATGGTGCCGCGGAAAGATTTGtagaaacttttaaaacaacagTTACAAAAATAAAGGAAACTGGAACTGCAGTAGGTACAGCAATACAGTTATTTTTGTTCGATTACCGTAGCACACCACAAAGAACAACAGGAATTTCACCAGCTCGTTTGATGCTGGGGAGGGAGTTGAGAAACAGATTTAGTATCCTTAGACCGCCGCCTCTAGTAGATAGTTTGATAgataaacaaacacaaaaaggGGAAGGGAGGAGAGACGGATATTTTATAGTTGGACAAAAGGTCATGGTTCGGGATTATAGAAAAGGATGTAAACCTTGGATTTTGGGAATTATTATAGCCGAATCTGTTCCTGGTTTAACTTATAAAGTAGACGTTCTAGGAATGACTTGGAAACGACATGTAAATCAAATGTTATCTTGTAATGAATCCATTGAAGAATCGACAACTTAG